A part of Limihaloglobus sulfuriphilus genomic DNA contains:
- a CDS encoding cytidylate kinase family protein: MQMSVSQYAHEKPEKQEKRTSSAGPFIVISQQYGCSGASAAQAAADMLRDQERGDWQVSTDSHIKELALETGCDIETILAEKNCKQSAWRDIIKNLRGSSSLDSFDIHQKLANKAREAAIKGNIIIVGQTASPATAKIENGVRIRLIAPLKWRISAVCAADKIERKEAEEKIEEIDEIKMDIEKIYEKMNPRTPAFDLVIDNSKFSDRQIAEILIAALHLR, encoded by the coding sequence ATGCAGATGTCAGTAAGCCAGTACGCTCATGAAAAACCGGAGAAACAGGAAAAAAGAACCTCCTCTGCCGGGCCGTTTATCGTCATCTCCCAGCAGTACGGCTGCTCAGGTGCATCAGCAGCACAGGCCGCGGCGGATATGCTCAGGGATCAGGAGCGGGGAGACTGGCAGGTCTCCACAGATTCTCACATAAAAGAGCTGGCACTCGAGACGGGCTGCGACATTGAAACCATCTTAGCCGAAAAGAACTGCAAACAGTCCGCCTGGCGCGATATCATAAAGAACCTTCGCGGCTCATCCTCGCTCGATTCATTCGACATTCACCAGAAACTCGCCAACAAGGCCCGTGAAGCGGCGATAAAGGGCAACATCATAATAGTCGGCCAGACAGCCTCGCCGGCAACGGCAAAGATTGAAAACGGCGTCAGAATACGGCTTATCGCCCCCCTGAAATGGCGGATCTCGGCGGTTTGTGCCGCGGATAAAATCGAGCGGAAGGAAGCCGAGGAGAAAATCGAGGAGATTGACGAGATTAAAATGGATATTGAAAAGATTTATGAAAAGATGAACCCGCGAACCCCTGCTTTTGACCTGGTCATAGACAATTCAAAATTCAGCGACCGCCAGATCGCCGAGATACTAATCGCCGCACTTCACCTGCGGTGA
- the rpsD gene encoding 30S ribosomal protein S4 has product MSNYTGPKVRLSRKLGVPIAETPKHVNPRKQTRPGQHGFKRSRATLYGTQLKEKQKIAYYYNVQNKQLRQYMKLAEQSRLTTDVAFQQILETRLDNVIRRLRWARTIWQARQVVGHGHVKLNGRRVDLPSIRVKVGDVIEIKERSKKYITEVIESTASMGFAVPDWLTADDKNLKATVIRLPEHDEVRLPFEVDFTNIIEFYTR; this is encoded by the coding sequence ATGTCTAACTACACAGGCCCCAAGGTCAGATTGAGCAGGAAACTCGGTGTGCCGATCGCCGAGACGCCAAAGCATGTAAACCCGCGTAAGCAAACCCGCCCGGGTCAGCACGGTTTTAAACGCAGCCGCGCAACTCTTTACGGCACACAGCTCAAAGAAAAACAGAAAATCGCGTATTACTACAACGTGCAGAACAAACAGCTCAGGCAGTACATGAAGCTCGCTGAGCAGTCACGTCTGACAACCGACGTCGCATTCCAGCAGATTCTGGAAACACGGCTTGACAATGTCATCCGCCGGCTTCGCTGGGCACGCACCATCTGGCAGGCACGCCAGGTCGTCGGCCACGGCCACGTAAAACTCAACGGCCGCAGGGTTGACCTGCCCTCGATCCGCGTAAAGGTCGGAGACGTCATTGAGATCAAGGAACGCAGCAAAAAGTACATTACAGAAGTAATCGAAAGCACCGCTTCAATGGGCTTTGCCGTTCCCGACTGGCTGACAGCCGACGACAAAAACCTCAAGGCAACTGTTATCCGTCTGCCCGAGCACGATGAAGTAAGACTGCCCTTCGAGGTTGACTTCACAAACATCATCGAGTTCTACACACGATAA
- a CDS encoding AraC family transcriptional regulator, producing the protein MQIRYEKVPRHQNTSFYCYTNTGPRFLYSMHHHPECEIVIVLSGSGKCYISGRVIDYRPGDAMMFGPDLPHTFESSVSENIASRAYVIQFRKTIAGGYLWQLPELEKCSRLIEKSARGLYFADILSVSGDLWDETAQHNSSAGRLTALLGLLETLSNAASVSILPREPVLAMSKNPGRLMQVLNYVHNNSGDEVSVEAAAAMAGMSVSGFCKFFKRQLGRPFNDYLIETRIESACEMLMKTSEPVINVCFASGFNNLSNFNRQFIKRRGMPPNRYRTAGKRK; encoded by the coding sequence ATGCAGATACGGTATGAGAAAGTTCCAAGGCACCAGAATACATCCTTTTACTGCTATACAAACACGGGGCCGCGTTTTTTGTATTCCATGCATCACCACCCGGAATGCGAAATTGTTATTGTCCTATCCGGCAGCGGCAAGTGTTACATCAGCGGCAGGGTGATAGACTACCGTCCCGGCGATGCGATGATGTTCGGGCCGGATTTGCCACACACATTTGAGTCGTCTGTATCGGAAAATATTGCCAGTCGGGCGTATGTGATTCAGTTTCGCAAAACTATTGCCGGCGGTTATTTGTGGCAGCTTCCCGAGCTTGAGAAGTGTTCGCGGCTGATTGAAAAATCCGCAAGGGGGCTTTATTTTGCGGACATATTATCTGTGTCTGGGGATTTATGGGACGAAACCGCTCAGCACAACAGCAGTGCCGGCCGGCTTACCGCTCTGCTTGGGCTGCTCGAAACGCTGTCAAACGCGGCATCTGTGAGTATTCTGCCGCGTGAGCCGGTGCTTGCCATGAGTAAGAACCCCGGCAGGCTTATGCAGGTGCTCAACTATGTCCATAACAACAGCGGCGATGAGGTGTCCGTCGAAGCCGCGGCGGCCATGGCGGGCATGAGTGTTTCAGGATTCTGCAAATTTTTCAAACGACAGCTCGGCCGCCCGTTCAACGATTATCTGATAGAGACGCGTATCGAAAGCGCGTGCGAGATGCTGATGAAAACCTCCGAGCCGGTTATAAACGTCTGTTTTGCAAGCGGTTTCAACAACCTGTCCAATTTCAACCGCCAGTTCATAAAACGCCGCGGGATGCCTCCGAACAGGTACAGAACAGCCGGCAAACGGAAATAA
- a CDS encoding uroporphyrinogen decarboxylase family protein, which yields MSKFEPDYNHLIDAANNIEPKRIPLYDHNVDAPFLSKVFGIDMLDLATNGKADDLREYMRRFCGFFLDTGYDTVSFECCIGAAMPGSGSLSGHKPGEIQNREDFEKYPWDKIEENFFRMYTPYFDLLCEFMPEGMKAVGGVGNGVFECVQEITGYQNLCLISYDDPQLYAELFTTVGDINAGIWKRFMETYSDIYAVMRFGDDLGYKSSSLLSAEDIKKHVIPQYRKITDIVHSYNKPFLLHTCGCIFNVMDDIIEEAKIDAKHSNEDAIAPFTDWIERYGDRIGNFGGIDMDVICRQSPDEIRAYTLDILEKSMGHGGVAFGSGNSVPHYVPVEGYYAMTNTIREFRGDK from the coding sequence ATGAGTAAATTTGAACCGGATTATAATCATCTGATTGACGCGGCTAACAACATTGAGCCAAAACGCATTCCGCTCTACGACCACAACGTAGATGCCCCGTTCCTTAGCAAGGTATTCGGCATTGACATGCTCGATCTGGCGACTAACGGCAAGGCAGACGACCTGCGTGAATACATGCGCAGGTTTTGCGGATTTTTCCTCGATACAGGCTATGATACGGTATCTTTTGAGTGCTGTATTGGTGCCGCGATGCCGGGCAGCGGTTCGCTGAGCGGGCACAAACCCGGCGAGATACAAAATCGAGAAGACTTCGAAAAATATCCCTGGGACAAAATTGAAGAGAACTTCTTCAGGATGTACACGCCGTATTTTGACCTGCTGTGTGAATTCATGCCCGAGGGTATGAAGGCCGTCGGCGGCGTCGGAAACGGCGTATTCGAATGCGTACAGGAGATTACCGGCTACCAGAACCTGTGCCTGATTTCGTATGACGACCCGCAGCTCTATGCGGAGCTTTTCACCACTGTCGGCGATATAAACGCCGGGATCTGGAAGCGGTTTATGGAAACCTACAGCGATATATACGCGGTGATGCGTTTCGGCGACGACCTGGGCTACAAGTCCTCATCACTTCTAAGCGCAGAGGACATCAAAAAACACGTAATCCCCCAGTACAGAAAGATTACCGACATCGTCCATTCATACAACAAACCGTTCCTGCTGCACACGTGCGGCTGTATTTTCAACGTGATGGACGATATTATCGAAGAGGCTAAGATCGACGCCAAGCACTCCAACGAAGATGCCATCGCACCGTTTACCGACTGGATCGAGAGGTACGGCGACCGCATCGGCAACTTCGGCGGCATTGATATGGACGTGATCTGCCGGCAAAGCCCCGATGAGATACGCGCATACACTTTGGATATACTCGAAAAATCCATGGGACACGGCGGCGTAGCGTTCGGCTCGGGCAATTCTGTACCTCACTATGTACCGGTAGAAGGCTACTACGCCATGACAAATACTATCCGGGAATTCAGAGGAGACAAATAG
- a CDS encoding lysophospholipid acyltransferase family protein: MKSQTFRQWRKKHLKHNRVLNYLGYIALRGLVGFLLILGLDRSLRLAKRAGTLLWKHSKRHRERAMSNLQAAFPEKDHQWHVETGVKSFQNLAMMVIDIIYTPRLVRKGNWREFSRFINAERVKWIVKEHKGTVLLTPHYGNFEITGYMFGLYGFDLYSIARPLDNPYISRWLYGIREEKGQKIIDKKGASEHMHDILGKGATLGFIADQDAGRKGVFVDFFGRKASTYKSIGLVAMEYNVPIVVGVSRRVDERFFFEMECGRIIEPHEWKDKEKPLEWITQEFSTEMERLIRKAPEQYWWIHRRWKTPPGRKRNRKVSPSM; this comes from the coding sequence ATGAAATCTCAGACGTTCAGACAATGGCGAAAAAAGCATCTCAAGCATAACAGGGTACTTAACTACCTTGGCTATATTGCTTTGCGCGGTTTAGTAGGTTTTCTGCTGATTCTGGGGCTTGATCGCTCGCTGCGTCTGGCAAAACGTGCCGGCACACTGCTTTGGAAACACTCAAAACGCCACCGCGAAAGAGCAATGTCTAACCTTCAGGCTGCGTTTCCCGAAAAGGACCATCAGTGGCACGTAGAGACCGGCGTAAAGAGTTTCCAGAATCTGGCGATGATGGTTATCGACATTATCTACACGCCCCGGCTTGTCCGCAAAGGTAACTGGCGCGAGTTTTCGAGGTTTATAAACGCCGAGCGGGTCAAATGGATTGTAAAAGAGCACAAGGGAACAGTGCTTCTCACGCCGCATTACGGGAATTTTGAGATTACAGGTTACATGTTCGGCCTATACGGCTTTGACCTCTACTCCATCGCCCGACCGCTGGACAACCCGTATATCAGCCGCTGGCTATACGGCATACGCGAGGAAAAGGGCCAGAAGATTATCGACAAAAAAGGTGCCTCCGAACACATGCACGATATACTCGGCAAAGGAGCTACGCTGGGATTCATCGCCGACCAGGACGCAGGGCGAAAGGGCGTTTTCGTGGACTTCTTCGGCCGCAAAGCCAGTACATACAAGAGTATAGGTCTGGTTGCCATGGAGTACAACGTGCCCATAGTTGTGGGCGTGAGCCGGCGTGTTGATGAGCGGTTCTTCTTTGAGATGGAATGCGGCAGGATCATCGAACCGCATGAATGGAAGGACAAGGAAAAACCGCTGGAATGGATCACCCAGGAATTCTCAACCGAGATGGAACGGCTAATCCGCAAAGCCCCTGAGCAATACTGGTGGATACACCGCCGCTGGAAAACCCCGCCCGGCCGAAAACGAAATCGCAAGGTCAGCCCGAGCATGTAA
- the rpmA gene encoding 50S ribosomal protein L27: MAHKKGQGSSRNGRDSNAQRRGIKIYGGQKAKAGAIIVRQCGTKFHPGFNVGMGNDYTIYALADGQVRFQGKRIHIDVPQA, translated from the coding sequence ATGGCACATAAGAAAGGTCAAGGTTCCTCAAGGAACGGTAGAGACAGTAACGCCCAGAGGCGTGGTATTAAAATTTACGGCGGCCAGAAGGCCAAAGCCGGAGCGATAATTGTACGTCAGTGCGGAACAAAGTTCCACCCGGGCTTCAACGTAGGCATGGGTAACGACTACACTATCTACGCACTGGCAGACGGCCAGGTACGCTTCCAGGGAAAACGCATCCATATCGATGTCCCCCAGGCGTAA
- a CDS encoding citrate/2-methylcitrate synthase, with the protein MLKTVNYQEFLDEHSNMALTNNRIPAEQYPYFNVKRGLRNSDGTGVLVGLTEIGDVTGYIVEEHEKIPVEGALRYRGISIDKLVAGFQASGRPGFEEASYLLLFGDLPTRKKLDQFNEILESSRKLPAGFVENMILEAPSRNIMNKLARSILALYSYDDDAEGRAITNVLRQCIELIARFPIMIAYAYQAKMHNYNKKSLYIHNPDPGLSTAENFLRLIRPNKEFTKLEAEILDLALVLHAEHGGGNNSTFTTHVVMSSDTDVYSAIAAAVGSLKGSKHGGANNKVVAMMENFKENIKDWNDLDEVERYLEKVINKEAYDKTGLVYGLGHAVYTKSDPRAIILYDKLNELAKEKGVMDEVQLYRNVEKLGPEVFKRVKNNDKIISANVDFYSGFIYKILGINPDLYTPIFAMARVAGWAAHILEEIVSGGRIMRPAYKAVCKRREYVPMEQRQQ; encoded by the coding sequence ATGCTGAAAACAGTAAACTATCAGGAATTTTTGGACGAGCATTCCAATATGGCTCTGACAAATAATCGTATTCCCGCAGAACAATACCCTTATTTTAACGTCAAACGCGGCCTTCGTAACAGCGATGGTACCGGTGTTCTCGTTGGTCTGACCGAAATTGGCGATGTAACCGGATATATTGTTGAGGAACATGAGAAGATTCCAGTTGAGGGTGCGCTGCGATACCGCGGGATATCAATCGATAAGCTCGTTGCCGGTTTCCAGGCATCCGGTCGCCCGGGCTTTGAAGAGGCTAGCTACCTTCTGCTCTTTGGCGATCTGCCGACAAGGAAGAAACTCGACCAGTTCAATGAAATACTCGAGAGCAGCCGGAAACTGCCTGCCGGTTTTGTGGAAAACATGATTCTTGAGGCTCCCAGCCGCAATATCATGAACAAACTCGCCAGAAGTATCCTTGCACTCTACTCTTACGACGATGATGCCGAAGGTCGGGCTATTACCAATGTCCTGCGGCAGTGCATTGAGCTGATCGCAAGGTTCCCTATCATGATTGCGTATGCCTATCAGGCCAAGATGCACAATTATAACAAGAAGAGCCTCTATATTCACAACCCTGACCCGGGCCTGAGCACAGCGGAAAACTTTCTGCGGCTGATTCGGCCCAACAAGGAATTCACAAAACTCGAGGCGGAAATTCTGGATTTGGCACTTGTGCTTCATGCTGAGCACGGCGGAGGTAACAACTCGACTTTCACGACTCATGTTGTTATGTCCTCTGATACTGATGTTTATTCGGCGATAGCGGCGGCGGTCGGCTCTCTAAAGGGCTCCAAACACGGCGGAGCAAATAATAAAGTTGTTGCCATGATGGAAAACTTCAAGGAGAACATCAAGGACTGGAATGATCTTGACGAAGTAGAGCGTTATCTCGAAAAGGTCATAAACAAAGAAGCCTACGACAAGACGGGCCTGGTTTACGGTCTCGGACATGCGGTATATACCAAATCTGACCCAAGAGCGATTATCCTTTATGATAAGCTCAACGAGCTTGCCAAGGAAAAAGGCGTGATGGATGAGGTACAGCTTTACAGAAACGTCGAAAAACTCGGCCCTGAAGTATTCAAACGCGTCAAGAACAACGACAAGATAATAAGCGCCAATGTGGACTTCTATTCCGGCTTTATATACAAAATACTGGGCATTAACCCCGACCTCTACACGCCAATCTTCGCGATGGCAAGGGTCGCCGGCTGGGCGGCACACATTCTCGAGGAAATAGTCTCCGGCGGCAGGATTATGAGGCCCGCTTACAAGGCTGTTTGCAAAAGGCGGGAGTATGTTCCAATGGAGCAAAGACAGCAATAA
- a CDS encoding glycosyl hydrolase 2 galactose-binding domain-containing protein, translated as MNRFDLSELKWTVSGYAPLEWECGRSMELGTEPKIDTFPVPAKVPGSVQAALLEAGVIPDWNVGLNSKQLEWVENRHWLYEATLPAGWFTPGKKYRLRACGLDSHGTIYLNRKPVYTFSNCHIEHVFEIEEDISQNDSLLQIMFHTSPRWLGQSNYSSKIRDWKPRFYYTWDWTSRVVQIGIWDNIYIEEVNASELSALNICADYDCQSRKGSLSCRSNGSFAKDDYVLIEVSDDNSPVATGRYAAPELTGGIELENLKIDPWQPNGSGKPKTYAFKIGLYDSNDNLLDSVEKFIGFKRVTWKACLDAPEKADPWICNINGEDTFLQGVNWVPIRPNFADLTIDDYRKRLELYADSGVNVLRMWGGATIEKGWFYDICDRLGLLVWQEMPISSSGIENYPPDDPEMVSQYLEITRSYLQRLSSHPCLFLWCGGNELTEAVGNTPLTMEHPMFAAANELIEKEYPQYRFVATSPTGPYFCADEKNYGKGVHWDIHGPWNAKGDLDEKWQSYWDNDDSLFRSELGAPGASSVEIIEKYAGDCDTYPAFDNPLWQRTGWWLEVKQFEKEKGRKPDALAEYVRWSQQRQAKILIKAVGSCKNRFPRCGGVILWMGHDCFPCTANTAVVDFEGEPKPALEELKKIFKQ; from the coding sequence ATGAATAGATTTGATTTATCAGAACTAAAATGGACAGTATCCGGTTATGCACCTCTTGAGTGGGAGTGCGGCCGCTCTATGGAATTAGGCACCGAGCCGAAAATTGACACTTTTCCGGTCCCGGCTAAGGTTCCGGGCTCTGTCCAGGCGGCTTTGCTCGAGGCGGGCGTTATTCCCGATTGGAATGTTGGGCTAAACTCCAAGCAGCTTGAATGGGTTGAAAACCGACACTGGCTCTACGAGGCAACTCTGCCGGCGGGCTGGTTCACACCCGGCAAGAAATACCGGCTTCGGGCGTGCGGGCTTGACAGTCACGGAACGATATACCTCAACAGAAAGCCCGTTTACACTTTCAGCAACTGCCACATTGAGCATGTTTTTGAGATTGAGGAAGATATATCACAAAATGACAGCCTTTTACAGATTATGTTCCATACATCGCCCAGATGGCTGGGTCAGAGCAACTATTCTTCTAAAATACGAGACTGGAAGCCGCGTTTCTACTACACCTGGGACTGGACAAGCCGCGTGGTGCAGATTGGAATATGGGATAATATCTATATTGAAGAAGTAAACGCAAGCGAGCTTTCGGCTCTCAATATCTGCGCCGATTATGACTGCCAAAGCCGAAAAGGCTCACTTTCATGCCGCTCAAACGGCAGTTTCGCCAAAGATGATTATGTCCTCATAGAGGTTTCTGATGATAATTCCCCGGTCGCAACCGGCAGGTACGCCGCCCCAGAGCTGACCGGCGGTATTGAGCTTGAAAATCTCAAGATTGACCCCTGGCAGCCCAACGGCTCAGGCAAGCCCAAAACCTACGCATTCAAAATCGGGCTTTATGATTCCAATGACAACCTGCTTGATAGCGTAGAAAAGTTTATAGGTTTTAAACGAGTTACCTGGAAAGCCTGCCTCGATGCACCCGAGAAGGCCGACCCCTGGATCTGCAATATAAACGGCGAAGATACTTTTCTCCAGGGCGTAAACTGGGTTCCGATACGGCCTAATTTCGCTGATTTGACAATTGACGATTATCGGAAACGGCTTGAGCTCTACGCTGATTCGGGCGTAAACGTCTTGCGTATGTGGGGCGGGGCCACCATCGAAAAGGGCTGGTTTTATGACATCTGCGACCGGCTTGGCCTGCTCGTGTGGCAGGAAATGCCCATATCTTCTTCTGGTATAGAGAATTATCCGCCCGACGATCCGGAAATGGTCTCACAGTATCTCGAAATAACCCGCTCATATCTCCAGCGGCTCAGCAGTCATCCGTGCCTGTTTCTCTGGTGCGGCGGCAATGAGCTCACAGAAGCCGTCGGCAATACACCGCTGACGATGGAGCATCCTATGTTCGCGGCGGCAAATGAGCTTATTGAGAAAGAATATCCTCAGTACAGATTTGTCGCTACCTCGCCGACAGGGCCTTACTTCTGCGCGGACGAAAAAAATTACGGCAAGGGTGTTCACTGGGATATACACGGGCCGTGGAACGCGAAGGGCGACCTGGACGAAAAATGGCAGAGCTACTGGGACAATGATGATTCTCTGTTCCGCTCAGAACTCGGGGCACCCGGGGCAAGCAGTGTTGAAATTATAGAAAAATATGCCGGAGACTGTGATACTTACCCTGCTTTTGATAACCCGCTCTGGCAGCGTACCGGCTGGTGGCTCGAGGTTAAACAGTTCGAAAAGGAAAAAGGCCGCAAACCCGACGCTCTGGCAGAATATGTCCGGTGGTCACAGCAGCGCCAGGCCAAAATACTCATAAAGGCTGTGGGCAGCTGCAAAAACAGGTTCCCCCGCTGCGGCGGCGTGATACTGTGGATGGGGCACGACTGCTTCCCGTGTACGGCAAATACTGCGGTTGTTGACTTCGAAGGTGAGCCAAAGCCCGCTCTTGAGGAGCTGAAAAAGATATTTAAACAGTGA
- a CDS encoding sulfatase: MNRRDFLKTAGILAMGMSAKLPAKKPVKQPNILFFFSDDHSLQTLGAYDSRMKDFIKKHNITPNIDRLADEGALFENSFVANSICGPSRACILTGKHSHINGFRDNHDVFDSSQWTFARELHGAGYQTSIIGKWHLVSQPQGFDDYAILPGQGVYYNPDFITKSSDKKVRKQGYCSDIIGDMTIDWLDKKRDKSKPFFLCSWHKAPHRTWMPHPRHFDLIEDVDVPEPENLFDDYQGRTSAASEQEMTVRDHLNIAFDLKVTPPFETSTLDEIKNSAPETESMDRTTPAEFNRMTPEQKKAWDEYYVPRNEKYRSDNLTGKDLIRWKYQAYLKDYIRCIKAMDENVGKVMDYLKENGLDENTIVIYSSDQGFYNGEHGWYDKRWMYEESLRNPLIIKWPGVAKPGSRPEAMVQNIDYAPTLLEAAGLEIPQDVQGESFLPILKGNKPRNWRESILYTYYEKGTHAVAPHRGVRNNRYKLIEFYSKGEWEFYDLKKDPLEMQSEYDNPKYQKIISEMKEELKRLMAQYKLT, translated from the coding sequence ATGAACAGAAGAGACTTTCTAAAAACAGCAGGGATACTGGCAATGGGTATGAGCGCCAAGCTGCCGGCGAAAAAACCGGTTAAGCAGCCCAATATCCTTTTCTTTTTCTCTGATGACCATTCACTCCAGACTCTTGGAGCCTACGACTCCAGGATGAAAGATTTTATCAAAAAACATAATATTACCCCCAACATTGACAGGCTCGCCGATGAAGGCGCTCTCTTTGAAAACAGTTTTGTCGCCAACTCAATCTGCGGCCCCAGCAGGGCATGTATCCTTACCGGCAAGCACAGCCATATAAACGGTTTCAGGGATAATCATGACGTGTTCGACTCTTCGCAGTGGACATTTGCAAGAGAGCTGCATGGAGCCGGTTATCAGACGTCCATAATTGGTAAATGGCATCTGGTTTCTCAACCGCAGGGTTTTGACGATTACGCAATCCTGCCCGGTCAGGGAGTGTATTACAATCCCGATTTTATAACCAAATCTTCTGATAAAAAGGTTCGCAAACAGGGCTACTGTTCAGACATTATCGGCGATATGACGATTGACTGGCTTGATAAGAAAAGAGACAAATCAAAGCCGTTTTTCCTGTGCAGCTGGCACAAAGCGCCTCATCGTACATGGATGCCGCACCCAAGGCATTTTGACCTGATTGAAGACGTTGATGTGCCGGAGCCGGAGAACCTTTTCGACGATTACCAGGGGCGGACTTCCGCCGCAAGCGAGCAGGAGATGACTGTAAGAGACCATCTCAATATAGCCTTTGACCTCAAGGTTACGCCTCCGTTTGAAACCTCCACCCTGGATGAGATAAAGAATTCAGCCCCTGAAACCGAGTCAATGGACAGGACAACCCCCGCAGAGTTCAACAGAATGACTCCCGAGCAGAAAAAGGCCTGGGACGAATACTATGTGCCCCGCAACGAAAAATACAGGTCTGACAATCTCACCGGCAAAGACCTCATCCGATGGAAATATCAGGCATACCTCAAGGATTATATCAGGTGTATCAAGGCAATGGACGAAAACGTCGGCAAGGTTATGGATTATCTAAAAGAAAACGGCCTTGATGAGAATACCATCGTTATATACAGCTCTGATCAGGGCTTCTACAACGGCGAACACGGCTGGTACGATAAACGCTGGATGTACGAAGAATCCCTTCGCAACCCGCTTATTATAAAATGGCCCGGTGTTGCCAAACCCGGCAGCCGGCCCGAAGCTATGGTTCAGAATATCGACTACGCCCCGACTCTGCTTGAGGCGGCGGGTTTGGAAATTCCTCAGGACGTGCAGGGCGAATCCTTTCTCCCTATCCTTAAGGGCAATAAACCCCGCAACTGGAGAGAGAGCATACTCTACACCTACTACGAGAAGGGCACCCACGCCGTTGCCCCGCACCGCGGTGTAAGAAATAATCGCTACAAGCTCATTGAATTTTACTCAAAAGGCGAGTGGGAATTTTATGATTTGAAAAAAGACCCGCTGGAAATGCAAAGCGAGTATGACAACCCGAAATATCAGAAGATAATTTCAGAGATGAAAGAAGAGCTTAAGCGTCTTATGGCTCAGTACAAGCTCACATGA